A window of Rufibacter sp. LB8 contains these coding sequences:
- the rplQ gene encoding 50S ribosomal protein L17, which yields MRHGKKNNHLGRTASHRAALLSNMASSLILHKRVITTVAKAKALRKYVEPLLTKSKSDTTHSRRTVFSYLQNKESVKELYDAVAGKIANRPGGYTRIIKTGNRLGDNADMCIIELVDYNEDLLSTTGAGTAGKAKTRRRASGKKKDGVEAASETPVASAETATPTTEASAPAAEGEEAPKAE from the coding sequence ATGAGACACGGTAAAAAGAATAACCATTTAGGAAGAACGGCGTCACACCGTGCTGCCCTCCTTTCTAACATGGCATCGTCCCTTATATTGCACAAACGTGTAATCACTACGGTGGCTAAAGCCAAGGCATTGCGTAAATACGTGGAGCCTTTGCTGACCAAATCAAAAAGCGATACTACCCACTCTCGCCGGACAGTTTTCTCTTACCTACAGAACAAAGAGTCTGTGAAAGAGTTGTATGACGCAGTGGCTGGTAAGATAGCTAACCGCCCAGGTGGTTACACCCGCATCATCAAAACTGGCAACCGTTTAGGTGACAACGCTGATATGTGTATCATTGAGTTGGTTGATTACAACGAGGACTTGCTGAGCACAACAGGTGCAGGTACTGCAGGTAAAGCCAAAACAAGACGTCGTGCTTCTGGTAAGAAAAAAGACGGTGTTGAGGCTGCTTCTGAAACGCCAGTTGCTTCCGCAGAAACCGCCACTCCAACTACTGAAGCGTCTGCTCCAGCTGCTGAAGGCGAAGAGGCTCCTAAAGCTGAATAG
- the carA gene encoding glutamine-hydrolyzing carbamoyl-phosphate synthase small subunit translates to MKSQTTTDAVLVLEDGTVFHGKSLGNIGTTGGELCFNTGMTGYQEIFTDPSYYGQIVITTVSHVGNYGVQVEEVESDAVQIKGLVCKEFSQHFSRKTAEGSLQQYFEKAGIVGICEIDTRELVRYIRDKGAMNAIISSESTDLDALKEQVKQVPSMNGLELSSKVSTKALYDLSVTETRFKVAVLDLGVKRNILNNLTSRGCECRVFPYGTTFEEMETWGPDGYFISNGPGDPAVTTEAVRSVEQILAVEKPMFGICMGHQILAQANGIPTYKMHNGHRGLNHPVKNLITGRSEITSQNHGFAVDAEAVKNNSNVEITHINLNDNTIEGIRIKNKPAFSVQYHPESSPGPHDSEYLFDLFVEMLEKEKNS, encoded by the coding sequence ATGAAGTCTCAAACAACTACAGATGCAGTTTTGGTTTTGGAAGACGGCACCGTCTTTCATGGTAAAAGTCTTGGCAACATAGGAACTACCGGTGGGGAGCTCTGCTTCAACACAGGTATGACGGGGTACCAGGAGATTTTTACGGATCCTTCTTACTATGGCCAAATTGTGATTACCACGGTTTCACACGTGGGCAATTACGGCGTACAGGTGGAGGAAGTGGAATCTGATGCCGTGCAGATCAAAGGATTGGTGTGCAAAGAGTTCTCGCAGCATTTTTCCCGGAAGACCGCTGAAGGCTCACTGCAGCAGTACTTTGAAAAAGCCGGCATAGTGGGTATTTGTGAGATTGACACTCGGGAGTTGGTGCGCTACATCAGAGACAAAGGTGCCATGAACGCCATTATCTCCTCTGAGAGCACAGATCTTGACGCTTTGAAAGAGCAAGTGAAGCAAGTACCCTCCATGAATGGGTTGGAGCTTTCTTCCAAAGTTTCTACGAAGGCGCTATATGATTTGTCGGTGACCGAGACACGCTTTAAAGTAGCGGTGCTGGATCTGGGCGTGAAACGGAACATCTTGAATAACCTGACCAGCCGTGGCTGTGAATGCCGCGTGTTCCCATATGGTACTACTTTTGAAGAAATGGAGACTTGGGGGCCTGATGGGTACTTCATCTCCAATGGTCCGGGTGACCCCGCCGTGACCACTGAAGCGGTGAGAAGCGTTGAGCAGATACTTGCCGTGGAGAAACCTATGTTCGGGATTTGTATGGGGCACCAGATTTTAGCCCAGGCCAATGGTATTCCTACTTATAAAATGCACAACGGCCACCGCGGGCTCAACCACCCAGTGAAGAACCTGATTACGGGCCGCAGTGAGATTACCTCACAGAACCACGGGTTTGCAGTGGATGCCGAGGCTGTCAAGAATAATTCCAACGTTGAGATCACGCACATTAACCTCAATGACAACACCATTGAGGGCATCAGAATCAAGAACAAACCCGCTTTCTCGGTGCAGTACCACCCGGAGTCCTCACCGGGGCCACATGACTCAGAGTATCTCTTTGACTTGTTTGTGGAGATGCTGGAAAAGGAAAAGAATTCATAA
- the rpsD gene encoding 30S ribosomal protein S4: protein MARYTGPKSKISRRYNEPIFGPSKALAKKAYGPGQHGRGRRKKQSEYAIQLMEKQKAKYIYGVLERQFANLFDKAARKTGITGENLLALLEARLDNTVYRLGIAPTRRGARQLVNHNHIQVNGSVVNIASYTLRPGDVVSVREKSKSLEAITTSLAGRNARAFTWLEWDASQMAGKYISNPQRDQIPEKIQEQLIVELYSK from the coding sequence ATGGCAAGATATACAGGCCCTAAGAGTAAAATCTCTAGAAGATATAATGAACCAATTTTTGGACCTAGCAAGGCTTTAGCCAAAAAAGCCTATGGTCCTGGCCAGCATGGTCGTGGTCGGAGAAAGAAGCAATCTGAGTATGCAATCCAATTGATGGAGAAGCAAAAAGCAAAATACATCTATGGTGTGTTGGAGCGTCAGTTTGCTAACTTGTTTGACAAAGCTGCCCGTAAAACAGGTATTACCGGTGAAAACTTATTGGCTCTTTTAGAGGCAAGATTAGACAACACCGTGTATCGTTTAGGCATTGCTCCTACAAGACGTGGTGCGCGTCAATTGGTAAATCACAATCACATTCAGGTGAATGGTTCTGTGGTGAACATCGCTTCGTACACGTTGCGTCCTGGTGATGTAGTTAGCGTACGTGAGAAGTCTAAATCATTGGAAGCAATTACTACCAGTCTTGCTGGCCGTAATGCTCGCGCTTTTACTTGGTTAGAGTGGGATGCCAGCCAAATGGCAGGTAAGTACATCTCTAACCCACAGCGTGATCAAATCCCTGAGAAAATTCAGGAGCAATTGATCGTTGAGCTTTACTCTAAGTAA
- the eno gene encoding phosphopyruvate hydratase has translation MSLIEDIKARQIFDSRGNPTVEVDVITQNGIVGRAAVPSGASTGKHEAVELRDDDKSKFMGKGVLQAVQNVNTIIADEIVGFSVFEQSLLDKIMIEIDGTENKAKLGANAILGVSLAIAKAAAKEAGQSLYRYVGGVNANTLPVPMMNILNGGSHADNSIDFQEFMVMPVGAPNFSEALRMGSEVFHHLKNVLKKKGLSTNVGDEGGFAPNIGSNQEAIEVVLQAIETAGYRPGEDFMIAMDAAASEFYDASTGHYHFKKSTGDKLTSSEMVSFWKEWSEKYPIISIEDGMDEDDWTGWKSLTDQIGSKVQLVGDDLFVTNVKRLQQGIDQQTANAILIKVNQIGTLTETIDAINLGRRNGYKSIMSHRSGETEDNTIADLAVALNTGQIKTGSASRSDRMAKYNQLLRIEEELGEVAYFPGRKF, from the coding sequence ATGAGCTTAATTGAAGACATCAAAGCCCGCCAGATATTTGATTCCCGCGGAAACCCTACCGTAGAGGTAGACGTGATCACCCAAAACGGAATTGTGGGCCGCGCCGCTGTTCCGTCCGGAGCCTCTACCGGTAAGCACGAAGCCGTGGAACTGCGTGATGACGACAAAAGCAAATTCATGGGCAAGGGCGTGTTGCAAGCCGTGCAGAATGTGAACACCATCATTGCTGATGAAATAGTGGGCTTCTCTGTGTTTGAGCAAAGCCTGCTGGACAAGATCATGATTGAGATTGACGGCACAGAGAACAAAGCCAAGTTGGGCGCCAATGCCATTTTGGGTGTTTCTTTGGCCATTGCCAAAGCTGCGGCCAAAGAAGCAGGGCAGTCTTTGTACCGCTACGTGGGCGGCGTGAACGCCAACACCTTGCCGGTGCCCATGATGAACATCTTGAATGGCGGAAGCCACGCCGACAACTCCATCGACTTCCAGGAGTTCATGGTGATGCCGGTGGGTGCGCCTAACTTCTCTGAGGCTCTGCGCATGGGTTCTGAAGTGTTCCACCACTTGAAGAATGTTTTGAAGAAAAAAGGCCTCTCTACCAACGTAGGCGATGAAGGCGGCTTCGCGCCGAACATTGGCTCCAACCAGGAAGCCATTGAAGTGGTGTTGCAAGCCATTGAAACTGCTGGTTACCGCCCAGGCGAGGACTTTATGATTGCCATGGATGCCGCCGCTTCTGAATTCTATGACGCTTCTACCGGCCATTACCACTTCAAGAAATCAACCGGCGACAAGCTGACTTCCTCTGAAATGGTGAGCTTCTGGAAAGAGTGGTCTGAGAAATACCCCATCATCTCTATTGAAGACGGTATGGACGAAGATGACTGGACCGGCTGGAAGTCTTTGACCGACCAAATCGGCTCAAAAGTACAGTTGGTAGGCGATGACTTGTTCGTGACCAACGTGAAACGCCTGCAGCAGGGCATTGACCAGCAGACCGCCAACGCCATCTTGATCAAGGTAAATCAGATTGGCACCTTGACCGAGACCATTGACGCCATTAACCTGGGCCGCAGGAATGGCTATAAGAGCATCATGAGCCACCGTTCCGGGGAGACCGAAGACAATACCATTGCTGACCTAGCCGTGGCCTTGAACACCGGTCAAATCAAAACAGGCTCGGCTTCCCGCTCAGACCGCATGGCCAAGTACAACCAGTTGCTCCGCATAGAGGAAGAACTGGGCGAAGTGGCCTACTTCCCGGGCAGGAAATTCTAA
- a CDS encoding DNA-directed RNA polymerase subunit alpha, which translates to MSILAFQMPEKVVMEKSDDFNGQFEFKPLEKGYGVTIGNALRRILLSSLEGYAISSIRVPSVLHEFSTIEGVVEDVSEIILNLKMVRFKKIGDIVDDKVTVTIGKQDTFTAGDINKFSSSFQVLNPELIICHVDPEASFEIELTIQKGRGYVPAEENKPADQVFGQIAIDAIFTPVKNVKYSVENTRVEQKTDYERLLLEITTDGSIHPEDALKGAANILIQHFMLFSDNTMTFETVKPEEEEAVDEEMLHMRKVLKTPLHDMDLSVRAYNCLKAADIRTLGDLVQLDLADMMKFRNFGKKSLTELENLVSEKGLNFGMDISKYKLEED; encoded by the coding sequence ATGTCAATATTAGCCTTTCAAATGCCAGAAAAGGTCGTGATGGAGAAATCCGATGACTTCAACGGGCAGTTTGAATTTAAGCCGCTAGAAAAGGGCTATGGTGTTACCATTGGGAATGCGCTGAGAAGAATTCTTCTCTCCTCTTTGGAGGGATATGCTATCTCCAGCATCAGAGTTCCTAGTGTGCTCCATGAGTTCTCTACCATTGAAGGTGTGGTTGAAGATGTCTCTGAAATTATCCTGAACCTGAAAATGGTGCGGTTTAAGAAGATTGGTGACATAGTGGATGATAAAGTAACGGTGACCATCGGCAAGCAGGATACCTTCACTGCCGGTGACATCAACAAATTCTCTTCTTCGTTCCAGGTCCTGAACCCTGAGCTTATCATTTGTCATGTTGATCCAGAAGCTAGCTTTGAGATTGAACTGACTATTCAGAAGGGCAGAGGGTACGTGCCTGCAGAGGAGAACAAGCCAGCTGATCAGGTTTTTGGTCAGATTGCCATAGACGCCATTTTCACGCCTGTAAAGAATGTGAAATATAGCGTAGAGAACACGCGGGTTGAGCAGAAAACTGACTACGAGCGCCTCTTGTTGGAAATCACCACTGACGGTTCTATTCACCCAGAAGATGCGTTGAAAGGCGCCGCCAACATTTTGATTCAGCACTTTATGCTGTTCTCTGACAACACCATGACGTTTGAAACGGTGAAGCCAGAGGAAGAAGAAGCGGTTGACGAAGAAATGCTGCACATGCGCAAAGTGTTGAAAACGCCTTTGCATGACATGGACCTTTCTGTTAGAGCCTACAACTGCTTGAAAGCTGCTGACATCAGAACCTTAGGTGATTTGGTGCAATTGGACCTGGCAGATATGATGAAGTTCAGAAACTTTGGTAAAAAGTCTTTGACTGAATTAGAGAACTTGGTTTCTGAAAAGGGACTAAACTTTGGGATGGATATCTCTAAGTATAAATTAGAAGAAGATTAA